The genomic stretch CATatcattcttgtaagtgagattgtaagtctcatattcttcatggaattgtgtggaaacttaaccttttttctattcatgagagctagtggcatacttgttaatttatccaagttggatctcttctcatggatgatgtcttggttcatgtattcatacttgtgaatgaatggttgagtgttctccaaagaataacttaaacaattaaaactcttcactaatattgactaacttcttattaatattgctttactttcaagttatttacttaatgcaatttaaatttcagtacctttatcattcatttccatttataTTTCATGCAACCTGTTTATGTTTCAGTTATTTTCACTTcgctcacttgagccatatattgtgattgtatatattgtgtgcttgtgattttgttatgtttgtggtcttaggaccttaaaatacttaataacaacaaaaaccttaaaaaatatcTAGGTGGACTGTTGGGCTTGATTTGAGCTTTTAGACTTAGGATAGGCAACcttccctatgctttgaggacttggccaatgccactatctcagactgagttatccttgatTATGCATTTGATCTGATGCAAACCTTGAGTGCTATTAGTTCATCTGTCACTATGTCTTTATGCTTGATTGATATacaattattattattgatatcTGGTGAATGTTTCTGAGTATTTGtcaaggaatattttcatctgatacattggaagacattgaagactgctagctcttggagtgcttgcttggattcatggctatatttatttgatgccttggtcttcatatgatTTGCTTGGATGTTTTCTTATGCTTATtgcttgctcaaaagtccaaagaAAATGGAgttctatctgacattcttgtcttgtggattgcatcccattgatcagatcttttcaactcttcacttttaatttttgtttagggtagtctcttcatctcctcccacttctttaatttcaaatctctccctcttttcaaaatcttctttgcttttattttcaaacttatacatgttttaatgagtagaaactttggcattatgccaatggattttcaaaaaaaatcttaaatcaaacttgtaaataaacttaaccatattgactttaatttcaaaagacaaaaagaacgAACAACCCCATTTAAGTCTTTGGCCTTTGGTGCCTTTTattttaaacttttgttaaaactaattcaccaacttctttgatCTCTCATTTTTTATGTCGCTACGTAGGTATAAGACctatcaaacacaaaaatataattaatgaattcgtttctcatccccccattctttttttattaaacatcattttgaacaaaacacttgcacacaaaaaaaaggctccctaggagtacctaagacactttgggtgctaataccttccctctgtgtaactaacccccttacctgtaatctctgacattttattagttttgatttgaaaacttcttatctttgggttttgttcgtactttttaccttttcctttggaaacaacaaaagtgcggtggcgactctggttttattgacgtcaagtttattcatagcttaatggtcatgaatttaccgctgcagaaattaagtggcgactctgttggggagtagtcctcagtgggtttagcctacttttttgtgtgtatatttgtatatttaatgtttgtttgtatatacttcCTGTGTGATCTCTAtctattgtgcttggtgatctctgtatggtgagataagttctaacccaaacttgagtgtaatctaagataggagggtggtatagtcatgttggcttTGAACCCTTTTTCcaagataggagggtggtatagtcatgttggcttTGAACCCTTTTTCcaagataggagggtggtatagtcatgttggcttTGAACCCTTTTTCcaagataggagggtggtatagtcatgaGTGCAATCTAAGATAGTTGGAAGTGCCATTCTGAACCTTTTTTCCAAGAAGAACAACATAAATTTCTGATTAGAGTTGATGTAATCGGATGAGTTTGTATTGGGTCGGTGATGAACACAACCCAGAATAATCTTGAACCACACCCTTAACTTATCATAAAGGTCTTTAGCACTTGGACCTTTTCCTTCATCCATCTTGCTTCCTTCCTTGAAAGTGATAGATGCAACCATATCTTCTCTTCTTGTATAAGTTTTAATGTTGTAAACCCTTTTTACACAATCGTTGTGAGAAATTAGGTCAGTGATTGATTTCTCAGTGACAACAATCTTCTTGTTCATGACAAAATAAGAGATTGTGTCCTTTGTAGCGGCAACATGTATCCAAAAATGCTTTACAAGCACTGGATAAACATGACCAATTAACCTTTCAAAGAATCCCTTCCATCCCTGGAATTCCAAAGTTTCAGAAAAATCGAAGCCATTATCCTTCAGATTTTTGAAGTCCACAATGGTCTCACAAAGAACCATAAGCTCATCAACAGGGGTGTTGAGAGTTAATTCTTAGATCCCTTCCATAACAGGATGATTTTCATCAGCCATGGAGGGACTAGGAGatcgttgttgttgttgaatctGTTGATGAGGAGCAACCATTGTTGAGGTTGAAGGAGAGAATGAACAGTTGTCGAAAAGATGTTTGAAGGTTTGAAAGAAGAAAGTGTGGGAATATTGTGCGTGTAGTGTGAAAATatgagtgaagtgggtttatatagATTTTTTTTGCAATGATGACAAGTTACAAATACACAGACATGTGGGGAAGCGTAAAAgattttaacctaattccaagaaaTGTGAACCCAATGTGTCACGTTATTATTACacatgctcagaaagtgggacaatTGTCACCACTTAGAACCACATGATATTAAATGACAAGACGAACATTTAATGTAACAACTGTTCAAAATCAAGAAgacaaatcgataagattgcttctgatcagaatctttctgattcatgaaacttCCTCACTTCAAAAAGCTCATGTTTCAGAATCAACAAAATAAATTTTCAGAACCTTATCTAGAGTTCTAAGAGCTTAGCATTCTGAAATTCAACTTTTCATTCTGGACAAGAGTCCATAAATTAGTTATTCATAATGAAAACGAATttatcttcagcaaggggttttgtaaagatatcaacccattgatggtttagatcaacaaattttaagtgaaaaatacccttctgaacatagtcacatagaaaatgatgtttaatttcaatatgcttagccctagaatgcaagataggattcttagacaaacaaatagcagaagtattatcatatagaataggaatgttactctcgaatatatgataatcttccagctgactcttcatccagagtatctgagtgttGCTTCTAAAAGCTATAATATATTCAGCTTTGGTTGTTGAAAGcgcaattgttgactgtctcttgctggaccatgaaATCAGACTGTCTCCCAGAAATTGAaaacttccagaagtacttttcctttctGTTTTGTCTCCAGCATAATCATcatcacaatagcctactaatttatattcagttgattttctataaaacaaaccaaggttagtagtaccttttAGATATCTAGAGATTCTCTTAACAGTAGTTAAGTGAGTCTCTCTAGGATttgattggaagcgagcacataagtAGACAATGAATAAGATATCAGATCTAAAAGCAGTTAGATAAAGGAAAAAGCATATCATACCTCTGAAAAGCTTCTTatttaccttactgcttacctcttctttctccagaatgcatgTGGGATGCATTGGACTCTTTGCTTGCTTACATTCTGACAAGTtgaacttcttcagaagttccctTGTATACTCGCTCTGATGAATGTATGTTCCTTCTAAACATTGATGAATATGAATTCCCAAAAATAACTTGACTTCTCCCATcaggctcatttcaaattctgcatgcattgacttagcaaaatccttgcacaatgaagcattagcagaaccaaaaacAATATCATAAACATAAATTTTCACAACtagaatatcattcttaaaggttttgcaaaaaAGAGTTGTGTCCATTTTCCCTCTagtaaaatcattttccaaaaggaagttacttagtctatcataccaagctctaggagcttgttaCAGACCATATAATGACTTTTTCAGTTTAAAACTAATAtggattttgagaactttcaaaaccagggggttggtgcatatacacttcttcaaaaatgtatccatttaagatgcagtcttaatatccatctgataaaggatgatgttatgattgactaCAAATGAAATTAAAAGACGAAAAACTCTAACCTGGTACTTGGAGCATAGGTTTCTATATAGTATATACCTTTtttgctgactataaccttgttTACCAGTCAAGCCTTGTTTTTGATGACTTCGCCATTATCATTGAGCTTGTTTATGAAAATCCATCTAGTTCTAATGacatggaaaccctttggtttctgaacaagatcccagaTACCATTCCCGACAAGTTGATTCAGTTCCTCTTGCATAGCCAGAATCCAGTTATCATCCcgaagagcttcatcaatagtTATGGGATCTATTAGATAAACCAAACCCATAAGAGTTTCTTCATAATGTTTGAATGAAGATCAAGTTCTAACTATAATGTCTTTATCTCCCATAATTTATTCTTCAGAATGAGAGATTCTTGATCTTCTATTCTTCTGACGAGTTGAACCAATGGTGGCTTCTGGTTGAGTCGCTTCTGAGTCTTTATAAACTTCTTCACTTCTGAGGCATAATTCCTTGTAAGATTCAGCAAGTTCCTCACAATCAGAGTCTTAATCAGAATCACAAATTCCAGTCAGGGTAGTAACCTTTTTGGAAGGTTCCACTTCAGAATCACTTTCAGAatcatcttctgaccaagagaCACACATACccttcttctgtttcttgagatacGTGGGGCACTCAGCTCTTATGTGACTAAacccttcacatccatgacattgGATTCCTTTTCCTTGGTTAGTCTTTTCTTCAGTTTTGGGCCTTCTACCAAAATCCTGATTTTTTTATATGTTGAATGACTTATTCTTTACACTGGATCTTGTCTTACAGtccatcttcttcatcactttgTTTAATTGTCTTCCAAGTAATACCCAAGCATTAGATATCCATTCATTTGTATCCAGGTCACATTCATCTTCGAGGTCTTCAATATTAGAAAAAAAGGTTATGTTTTTCTTCTTTTCAGATTTTTCACTAATCCCTAGCTCAAAGGTCTGAAGAGATCTCACCAGTTCAGCAACTTTCATGTTGTTGATATATTGAGCTTCTTCAATGGCAGTTACCTTTATGTCAAATCTCTTTGAAAGAGACTTGAGGATTTTTCTGACCAACTTAGCTTCTGACATCTTCACCCCTAGGGCACTTGAGTCATTGGCTATCTCAATGATtttcatgtgaaagtcatgaatgctctcatcctccttcattcttaagtTATCAAACTTGGTGGTAAGAAGTTGAAGTCTTGATATCTTTACCTTAAAAGTTCCTtcatgagcagtcttcaagatCTCCCAAGCATCTTTAGTAACACTACAGTTGTTTATTAGTCTAAAGATGTTCTTGTCCATTCCATTTAATAGAGCATTCAATGCTTTGGAGTTTCCCTGAGTTAATTTATTATGTTCATCATCCCAGTCTTCCTCAGCCTTCAGCATATCAGTAATCTTACCATCTTTATCTCTAGTCATTGGTGGATCCCATCCCTTGACCACAGATTTCCAAGCCACCATACGAGctttccagtagtcatagttggtTCCATCAAGAATGGGTGGCATGTTCACAAATCCTCTTTCCTTGTCCATTGTACTAGAAGTATCTTCCCTTAATCTCACCCATACACAAagtaggatgcctgctctgataccaattgaaattctcGTATGCAGATATCAAATGTCCTAAGAGATGTTAAGACACTGATATCTAACCAACATACAATAACAAGATAACTTACATATAGGGGAACATAAAATAACATAACACACAgagttgttaacccagttcggtgtataaaaacacctacatctgggggctaccaagtcagagaggaaatccactaaatagtaTCAGTTTGTAGACCTTCTGCAAACTATCTTCAATTTACAGTCTACACCCTAATCACTATCGGTGCTTAACTTCTACCTAAGACACTCTTAGGTGTGATACCCTTATCATTTCCCTACAAATCACAACAATGACAATTCAAACAATTACAAGAAACTATGAAGCCACACTTCACAGACACACAATCACTCAATGCTTAAAATCTTATGAGTGCTTGACAACCCTTACAATTAATTGACACAGTCCTACTTATATACCAATATGATATTAGAAAGGCTCACACATAACGCGTCCATGTTAACCCTAACACCATACTGATATCTCCTTTTTTAATGCTTCAATTAGGTTTGAGCATTCTATATATATCTATAAAATGAACTGGAATTGGGCCTTGTACACGCGGTAACACAGCTGCACAATGATAGGTTACcaatcaaaagtttcctaaaatgtaTCAACATTTAGAAAATAGAATAAGTTTAAAATCAATTAGAATCTCTGATTCCTCACTAATGGACGCCACATGGGATTACTTAATATTCCTAGAATATTCTGTAATCAGTAAACCATCAAACATTACCAAGAGTAAAACCTGTTTCAGACAAGATGTTGAATCCATATGTTAGGACATATTGTTTATCATGTTGCAGCTaagttagttttaccaaaattactgccaatcaTAAATACACAGAATTAATAATCCcccatttggcaaattttggctaaaacaaccaAATACCCCTTGCACACCAGCATCATAATCCAGGTTACAAACAGAACTACATAGGTTTGAAAAACAAATCAAACACACACATCACAAAGGTAATCAAGCAATCACACCAGAAAGATTTTGTACTCCCCCTGTTTCACATAACCAGGACTCCCCCTCAAGGGATCATCCATAATAAACACTACCTATTTAACAACACATATAAGAGGGATATGCAGCTGAAAAAAACTTCACTCAAAATAATTCCTCAGTCAAGTTTATGTCAAAACATCACGTTTGACAACACAACTCAGTATCCCAGAAAGTTCCAAAACAGGAACTACTTCCTCCTTAAACACAATCAGGTAATAAGAGGTTAGTGGTTAATGGTTAGCACACACatacatactccccctttttagccataATATGACAAAGGTAAACATCTAACCAAAAACAGAGAAACTATAATCAGGGGGCACCTACGGGTGCATAAAATCCTGGTCACAGACCACAAATCATAACCAAATAAAGAACAAAACAAAACTGCAACCAAATATCTTTTTGACTATCTGAGTTAGCAGTGGCATACTCTTCTTCATTTGCTTCATTCTCTTCACTAGTTTCAGCATCATCCCCACCATCATAATCCTTAACATCAGTTCCTTTGTTGTCATCACCACCCTGTACAACTTCCTTCTTCTCTTCTTCCGTCATAGCCTTCATCAATGTCTCAAGTTTGATCTTTGTTGCAATGCTAGATCTGATGGAATCCTCCAACTCTTTACAAGTCTCATTCAGTTGAGCAATAACATTCTTCTTGGAGGTGGCAGGGCCAGGTACCTGAgaagatgtcatgacaatatctGGGACATGTGTTCTAGCAAAAAGTTTGTAGTGGAGTGATAAGGgagaatcctttttcttcataCTATCAATAGGCAGTAAAATACCAGGATGTTAGTTTAGGATGATTTCACAGATGAGGGATGGAAAGCAGATGGGCATTTTTACAGCAGTAGAGAAGGCTTGTTTCAAAACTTGTCCAAAGATGTATTTTCCAAAGTCAAACGCTTTTCTTGTCCTAACAGCATAAATAAACTCCCAAGACCAATAGAGATGGTTGAGGTGTGATTAGTGGGCATCTAGTTGGCAGTCTCAATTCTATGAAGGATAACATATTTGACACTCAACTTTCCAGCTGACAACTTTCCTTTGTTAGGCCAGTGTCTTACCTGCTTGGCAGTTATCTCCTTGCACACATGGTCATATGTAACCTCTAACTCAGCCAGAGGTTCTTCCGTTCTTCCCAGAAATTTATTGATCACAACTAGAGAAAATGTCACAAAATTTCCTCCAACATATACCTTCCCATAGCCATCATGTTTCATATCATCACACCCATCAGGAATAATCACCACAAACTCCTTGACTAAGCTTTCATAGCAAGGGCCAAATTTAGTGACAATCTTCATCAACCCAGCAACTTCTATAAGTTCTACAACCTTTTTACACTTTAGGGCGTCATTACCCAATTCCCTCTCCAGAGCTACCCTAATTTGAATGACATAGTTCCACCTTTCAGCATTCTTCACATAATGTAAAGAAGCTTTGTCCAATGGAGCCTTGGGCATAGCAGCACGAGGCTTCTTGTTATCAGATATGTTTATAGGTCTGATGTCCTGGACATACTTTTCGACATCAAACTCAGAATCACTAGAAGAGACAACTTTCCTCTTTCTAGTAGGGGTAACAACTTTACTCCATGACCTAGTAGGACCAATAGGAGATTTTCGTATGGAGCTTCTAGAAGGAGTGTCTTTCAAACCACCATATTTTCTTTTCATTTCCCTGAAGAGAAAATATTCAAACATCACTGCCTTTCCTTTACGTCTTTGCAGTCTCTTGGCTATACTAGGAGTTACAAAATTGGTAAGGGGTTCTTCATCAGAAGTTAGTTCATCAACATTGACAACATGATCAACTTTCTTTTTACTTCTTCTCTCATGAGCAGCATGCTCAGGGACACACTCATCTTCATTCTTCTTACTTCTTCTTTCAAGAGCATCATGTTCAGGAACACTTTCCTCAGCTTTTTCACTAGAATCATTGTCCAGACTAAATTCTTTTGCCAAAGATGTTTGAATATCTGGAAAAACATATGAGTTCACTTCCTTCAAAACAGATGTAACAAACTCCCTAAGTTCCTTATCAATGGAACTCCTTTCCGCTTCCGTTGGATTCTTAGTGTCATCAGCATGCATAGTAGGTTTTCTCATCTCAGACCCTTTAGACCTAGATTCTTCTTCAACAACAGTTTTATCTTTACTGGGGATTATAGGTTCAGAAGACTTACCAGAAGTCTTGACACTTTTAGACACAGAAGGCGTATGTTTCTTCTGAGGAGGTGGATGAATTATGGATAAATGAGCAACATCCAAGACCAGATCCACCAGGTTGATCATTTGAAACAGTTAATTTTCCCTAACAGTTGGGGAGGATGATTCACTGGTTTCAGTCTAGACATGCATGTATGTGGGTGAAGATTGTTTCGACATTTTAGATGACACTTGATGCAGATGGAATAGAGAAAGACTCTTGAGAGAGGGTGAGCACAAATGTTTAGAAAGGAATGAGGCATTTGAATGGAATGGATAGCGTATTTTTGTCCAAAAGGATACACAATGAGGTAAGGGGTTTAGGTAGGCGTGTCTAGTGTAACTATGAGAGTTAAACTCTTGTCTGACACACTTAAATAGTTGTAATTGCTATAAATGCTCATTAACATAAATCCCAAGTTTTCCTCTTAATTTTTCAAATTGAACTGCATCCAAGGCTTTGGTAAAAATGTCTACAAGTTGATTCTCCGTGCTAACATGCTCAAG from Lathyrus oleraceus cultivar Zhongwan6 chromosome 7, CAAS_Psat_ZW6_1.0, whole genome shotgun sequence encodes the following:
- the LOC127104096 gene encoding uncharacterized protein LOC127104096, whose translation is MINLVDLVLDVAHLSIIHPPPQKKHTPSVSKSVKTSGKSSEPIIPSKDKTVVEEESRSKGSEMRKPTMHADDTKNPTEAERSSIDKELREFVTSVLKEVNSYVFPDIQTSLAKEFSLDNDSSEKAEESVPEHDALERRSKKNEDECVPEHAAHERRSKKKVDHVVNVDELTSDEEPLTNFVTPSIAKRLQRRKGKAVMFEYFLFREMKRKYGGLKDTPSRSSIRKSPIGPTRSWSKVVTPTRKRKVVSSSDSEFDVEKYVQDIRPINISDNKKPRAAMPKAPLDKASLHYVKNAERWNYVIQIRVALERELGNDALKCKKVVELIEVAGLMKIVTKFGPCYESLVKEFVVIIPDGCDDMKHDGYGKVYVGGNFVTFSLVVINKFLGRTEEPLAELEVTYDHVCKEITAKQVRHWPNKGKLSAGKLSVKYVILHRIETAN